The Pyrus communis chromosome 9, drPyrComm1.1, whole genome shotgun sequence genome has a segment encoding these proteins:
- the LOC137746173 gene encoding leucine-rich repeat receptor-like protein kinase PXC2 yields MAFELCFLLLLAPLLVLALDPAFNDDVLGLIVFKAGLSDPEAKLASWSEDDGSPCNWAGVTCDPTTGRVAEVVLDGFSLSGHIGRGLLRLQNLQKLSLSDNNFTGFINPDLPHLGSLRVIDLSRNSLSGSIPEEFFKQCGSLRVVSFAGNNLTGRIPESLSLCQTLVEVNFSSNWLSGKLPPGIWYLRMLQSIDLSDNLLEGQVPEDIENLYDLRVINLGENRFSGQLPGNIGSCLQLKLLDFSDNLFSGGIPDSIQSLNSCTSLSLQGNFLAGQVPNWLGDLKNLVMLDVSGNNLSGEIPSSLGHLEVLEKLNLSRNGFTGSLPDALANCINLLAIDVSHNLLAGKLPSWIFKLGLRSVLLSGNRLGGSEEYSSLASMAASNGGLQVLDLSSNAFSDVLPSDIGVLSNLQFLNMSGNHLLGWIPASIGKLKAAYVLDLSDNWLSGSIPDEIGGAISLKELRLQKNFLTGKVPAEIVKCSSLTNLILSQNNLTGPIPTAIANLTNLQYVDLSLNKFSGGIPKELTNLSHLLYFNVSHNHLEGELPLGGFFNTIPPSSVLGNPSLCGSAVNRACPSVHPKPIVLNPNSSNPVGGSSAPSHGHKIIFSISALIAIGAAVFIAIGVIAVTILNMHARSSLSLSAAPLELSGGEDYSCSPTNDPNYGKLVMFSGDADFAAGTQALLNKDCELGRGGFGVVYKTALRDGCSVAIKKLSVSSLIKSQEVFEREVKGLGKIRHRNLVALEGYYWTPSLQLIIYEYIPCGSLFKNLHDGPGKTCLTWRQRFHIILGMAKGLAHLHQMNIIHYNLKSTNVLIDNNGEAKVGDIGLARLLPTLDRCILSSKIQSALGYMAPEFACQTVKITEKCDVYGFGILVLEVVTGKRPVEYMEDDVIVLCDMVRGALEEGRVEECLDKNLLGNFPAEEAIPVIKLGLICASQVPSNRPDMNEVINILELIQCPSEGQEELE; encoded by the exons ATGGCGTTCGAGCTCtgttttctccttcttcttgctCCTCTTCTGGTACTCGCCCTAGACCCCGCTTTTAATGACGACGTTTTGGGGCTGATCGTCTTCAAGGCCGGGCTTTCTGACCCGGAAGCGAAGCTTGCTTCGTGGAGCGAGGACGACGGCAGTCCCTGCAACTGGGCCGGCGTCACATGTGACCCGACAACCGGCAGAGTCGCCGAGGTTGTTCTTGATGGCTTTTCGCTGTCCGGGCACATCGGCCGCGGCCTTCTGCGGCTGCAGAACCTTCAAAAACTCTCGCTTTCCGACAACAACTTCACTGGGTTCATAAACCCTGATCTCCCACACCTCGGCAGCTTGCGGGTTATCGATTTGAGCCGGAACAGCCTATCTGGGTCGATCCCGGAGGAGTTCTTCAAGCAATGTGGATCCCTCAGGGTGGTTTCTTTCGCCGGAAACAACCTCACGGGGCGGATTCCGGAGTCCCTGAGCTTGTGCCAGACCTTGGTGGAGGTGAACTTTTCATCGAATTGGCTGTCTGGGAAATTGCCTCCTGGGATTTGGTACTTGAGAATGCTTCAATCAATCGACTTGTCGGATAACTTGCTGGAGGGACAAGTTCCTGAAGATATAGAGAATTTGTATGATTTGAGAGTGATCAACTTGGGGGAAAACCGGTTTTCAGGACAGCTTCCAGGGAACATTGGAAGCTGTTTGCAGTTGAAGTTGCTTGATTTTAGTGATAATTTGTTTTCTGGGGGAATCCCGGATTCAATTCAGAGTCTCAATTCATGTACATCTCTGAGTTTACAGGGGAATTTTCTTGCGGGGCAAGTTCCGAATTGGCTTGGCGATTTGAAAAACCTTGTGATGTTAGATGTGTCTGGAAATAATTTATCTGGTGAAATTCCAAGTTCGTTAGGACATCTAGAGGTGCTCGAAAAGTTGAATTTGTCTAGGAATGGATTTACTGGAAGCTTGCCTGATGCATTGGCAAACTGCATCAATCTGTTAGCTATAGATGTTAGCCATAATCTGTTGGCAGGTAAGCTTCCTTCGTGGATTTTTAAGCTTGGTCTGCGCAGTGTTTTGCTTTCTGGCAACCGATTAGGTGGAAGTGAGGAGTACAGTTCATTGGCGTCAATGGCAGCATCGAATGGAGGCCTGCAGGTCTTGGATTTGTCTTCGAACGCATTTTCTGATGTGCTTCCATCCGACATTGGTGTTCTTAGTAACTTGCAGTTCTTGAATATGTCTGGGAACCATCTGTTGGGTTGGATTCCAGCGAGTATAGGTAAATTAAAGGCGGCTTATGTTCTCGACTTGAGTGACAATTGGCTAAGTGGAAGCATTCCTGATGAAATCGGAGGGGCAATCTCACTCAAGGAACTAAGGCTGCAGAAGAACTTTCTAACTGGGAAGGTTCCAGCCGAAATTGTGAAGTGCTCATCTCTGACAAATCT GATTTTATCTCAGAACAATCTGACTGGCCCTATTCCTACTGCCATTGCTAACCTTACCAATCTTCAATATGTCGACTTGTCTTTGAACAAATTCTCAGGAGGCATACCGAAAGAGCTGACAAATCTTTCCCATCTCCTCTACTTCAATGTCTCCCACAACCACCTAGAGGGTGAACTACCACTAGGGGGATTCTTCAACACTATCCCACCCTCATCTGTCTTGGGCAATCCATCTCTTTGTGGATCTGCTGTTAACCGTGCCTGCCCTTCCGTCCACCCCAAACCCATTGTCCTCAACCCTAATTCTTCCAATCCCGTCGGTGGTTCTTCCGCTCCATCTCATGGTCACAAGATCATATTCAGCATATCAGCCCTCATTGCTATAGGCGCAGCTGTATTTATTGCCATTGGTGTCATAGCTGTAACCATCCTCAACATGCATGCGCGGTCTTCATTATCACTGTCTGCTGCTCCTCTTGAGTTATCAGGCGGGGAAGATTATAGTTGTTCCCCGACTAATGATCCAAACTACGGCAAGCTTGTCATGTTTTCTGGTGATGCTGACTTTGCTGCTGGGACACAAGCCTTGCTCAACAAGGACTGCGAACTTGGTCGTGGTGGGTTTGGAGTAGTTTACAAAACAGCCCTTCGTGATGGGTGTTCTGTTGCGATAAAAAAGCTATCAGTCTCAAGTTTGATCAAGTCCCAAGAAGTTTTCGAGAGGGAAGTTAAGGGACTTGGAAAGATCAGGCACCGTAATCTTGTGGCACTTGAAGGCTATTACTGGACTCCGTCCTTGCAGCTCATCATTTATGAGTACATACCATGCGGGAGTCTATTTAAGAATCTGCATGACGGACCTGGCAAAACCTGTCTCACTTGGCGGCAGAGGTTCCACATAATTCTCGGGATGGCAAAGGGTTTGGCTCATCTGCACCAAATGAACATAATCCACTACAATTTGAAATCAACTAATGTTTTGATAGACAACAATGGTGAGGCTAAGGTGGGAGACATTGGCCTGGCAAGGCTGTTGCCAACACTAGACCGGTGCATCTTAAGCAGCAAAATCCAAAGCGCACTTGGATACATGGCGCCCGAGTTTGCATGTCAAACGGTTAAGATTACTGAGAAATGTGATGTCTACGGATTCGGGATCTTGGTTTTGGAGGTGGTGACTGGAAAGAGGCCTGTCGAATATATGGAGGATGATGTGATAGTACTCTGTGATATGGTGAGGGGAGCGCTGGAGGAAGGCCGGGTGGAGGAATGTCTGGACAAAAACCTCCTTGGCAACTTTCCAGCAGAGGAGGCAATTCCGGTGATCAAGCTGGGTTTGATATGCGCGTCTCAAGTGCCATCAAATCGCCCGGACATGAATGAAGTGATCAACATTTTAGAACTCATCCAATGCCCTTCAGAAGGCCAGGAGGAATTAGAATAA
- the LOC137745124 gene encoding protein FATTY ACID EXPORT 3, chloroplastic, with translation MSVTLQSFSLLNPNPSSCGLKKSPSSSSSLRFGQLIAARGHGASPIALPKGLSGASLSLHRRSLWTRPIVAAAASQEESQHSDIEVENEKNNAKSESEESEEAWKHTLASFKEQALKMQSISQEAYEQYSKKALVIMKETSELLKIQADKARDDLSEIAKEISEEGKEYISKAAKNSPEPVKEIVETYNSSADDLRDVSQVRDFHVGIPYGLLLSVGGFLSFMVTGSTSAIRFGVILGGTLLFLSVSSLRSGGESSPLVLKGQTAVSSVIFLRELRFLAQRSSFPNFLTTLVSGAVVAFYFYRIVQNRKHQKGSNFEKET, from the exons ATGAGTGTGACATTGCAGTCCTTCTCGCtcttaaaccctaaccctagcaGCTGTGGATTGAAGAAGTcaccttcttcgtcttcttctctGCGGTTCGGACAATTGATTGCAGCTCGCGGTCATGGAGCCTCGCCTATTGCCCTCCCGAAAGGGCTTTCCGGCGCTTCTCTCTCCCTGCACCGGCGGAGCTTGTGGACTCGGCCGATTGTCGCCGCCGCTGCTTCTCAGGAGGAATCT CAACATTCAGACATTGAGGTGGAGAATGAAAAGAACAATGCTAAATCGGAATCTGAAGAATCAGAAGAAGCTTGGAAACACACTCTGGCTTCTTTCAAAGAACAAGCCTTGAAGATGCAAAGCATCTCGCAGGAAGCATATGAGCAATACTCAAAGAAAGCATTGGTTATTATGAAAGAAACTTCGGAGCTGTTAAAAATACAGGCTGATAAGGCAAGGGATGACTTGAGTGAGATAGCAAAAGAAATCAGTGAAGAAGGTAAAGAATATATCTCCAAAGCTGCAAAGAATTCCCCTGAGCCAGTGAAGGAAATTGTTGAAACATATAATTCATCAGCTGATGATCTCCGTGATGTTTCACAAGTCCGCGACTTTCATGTTGGGATACCTTATG GTCTTTTGCTTTCTGTTGGTGGATTCCTGTCCTTCATGGTAACGGGAAGCACTTCTGCTATTAGGTTTGGGGTTATACTTGGTGGCACTCTTTTGTTTCTAAGCGTTTCAAGTTTAAGATCAGGAGGAGAATCATCTCCCTTGGTCTTGAAAGGGCAGACAG CCGTATCCAGTGTAATTTTTCTGAGGGAGCTACGCTTTCTGGCTCAG AGATCATCATTTCCGAATTTTTTAACAACCCTTGTCAG TGGCGCAGTTGTAGCTTTCTACTTCTATAGGATTGTACAGAATCGCAAACATCAAAAGGGTTCCAACTTTGAGAAGGAGACGTAG